A portion of the Candidatus Nitrosotenuis uzonensis genome contains these proteins:
- a CDS encoding ATPase domain-containing protein, protein MTEILPCGNEEVDRQFGGGIPFPTLMLIEGDHGTGKSALAAQFMKGFLDSGKKILCVTENTVKEYIENMKSITFNFSTAFLRNRLTIMPLHMYGVHWNKEQSAYLLPVVGKYIGNSFKEHNCVVIDSLSLLTVFSDASRILEFFTQCKYLVARGMGVIITIHPEDIPPDLRMRVKGGVDVYLKLGTTNIGGKDVKTLRIVKLIGAKENTDSGFAFDVDMTFGIKIVPISMANA, encoded by the coding sequence TTGACTGAGATCCTGCCTTGCGGCAACGAGGAAGTAGATAGACAATTTGGCGGCGGTATCCCATTTCCAACATTGATGTTAATTGAAGGAGATCATGGAACCGGCAAAAGCGCTCTAGCAGCACAATTCATGAAAGGATTCCTTGATTCTGGCAAAAAAATACTTTGTGTCACTGAAAACACTGTAAAGGAATACATTGAAAACATGAAATCGATCACGTTCAACTTTTCAACTGCATTCCTGCGAAACAGGCTGACAATCATGCCGTTGCATATGTATGGAGTACACTGGAACAAGGAACAGTCCGCATATCTACTTCCAGTAGTTGGGAAATACATCGGGAACAGCTTCAAAGAGCATAACTGTGTGGTAATAGACTCGCTTTCACTATTGACAGTTTTCTCCGATGCCAGTAGAATATTGGAATTTTTCACACAATGCAAATACCTTGTAGCGCGCGGCATGGGAGTTATAATCACCATACACCCAGAAGACATTCCGCCTGACCTTAGAATGAGAGTCAAAGGAGGCGTCGATGTATACCTAAAGCTTGGTACTACAAATATCGGAGGAAAGGATGTAAAAACACTTAGGATTGTCAAGCTGATAGGAGCAAAAGAAAACACCGATTCTGGATTTGCATTTGATGTGGATATGACATTTGGTATAAAGATAGTTCCAATCTCAATGGCTAATGCCTAG
- a CDS encoding type II/IV secretion system ATPase subunit has product MPFDFSQVRDPRFIEELKKSPHLLNYMENYTARGNPLPLFTEQLQAEHKKLKEPNLIYPVSEQTYVHINPHTTSDDGYMEYVIVEPDMPDRKLMEVADKMFAVQSAEFAPPVEITERFNMIETYLKDHVQLTDAPVDYSSLGDVYKLKSLPVNKKDWVGLRYHFLQKRAGTGILDPFLADSNLEDISIIGAGNVYIIHKSFGALKCPLFLGVEEIDELIISMSEQFGKTISHARPVVDAVLPDGSRINIVFGKDISRKGTNATIRKFASTPLSITQVLTSKALDFREAAYMWMMLNEGMSVFINGETASGKTTTLMALTAFIPSNWKIVTIEDTPELTLPHSNWITEQTRDTGNEQSSVTMFDLLKAALRQRPNYIFVGEIRGAEANIAFQAMQTGHPVVSTFHAANMTALIQRITNPPMLIPKTNVENLNIALFQGAVQGPGGKRVRRVLSINEILGYNPEGGNVMFIPVFNWDPGTDEVKFRGKGSSALFVQKVLEKRGMSKKDEGLLYEELELRARILQKMMEKRIFNFYDVFDSISHCREIGLEAFYKELDAL; this is encoded by the coding sequence TTGCCTTTTGATTTTTCACAGGTAAGAGATCCAAGATTCATTGAAGAGCTGAAAAAATCACCACATCTGCTAAATTATATGGAAAATTATACTGCAAGGGGAAACCCGCTTCCCTTGTTCACGGAACAGCTGCAAGCAGAACACAAAAAACTAAAAGAGCCGAACCTCATTTATCCGGTTTCCGAGCAGACGTATGTGCACATAAACCCACACACAACATCCGATGACGGTTACATGGAATATGTTATAGTGGAACCGGACATGCCAGATAGAAAACTGATGGAAGTTGCAGATAAAATGTTCGCAGTACAGTCAGCCGAGTTTGCACCGCCAGTAGAAATCACAGAAAGATTCAACATGATAGAAACCTACCTTAAAGATCACGTACAGCTTACCGATGCCCCAGTGGATTATTCCTCACTTGGTGATGTGTACAAGCTCAAATCATTACCTGTCAACAAAAAAGACTGGGTTGGCCTGCGTTATCACTTTCTGCAAAAAAGGGCTGGAACAGGAATATTGGATCCTTTCCTTGCAGACTCTAACCTTGAAGACATCTCGATTATAGGCGCAGGAAACGTCTACATAATACACAAGTCTTTCGGTGCCCTCAAGTGTCCGTTATTCCTGGGAGTGGAAGAAATAGACGAACTGATCATTAGCATGTCTGAACAGTTTGGAAAAACCATATCACATGCAAGGCCTGTAGTAGACGCAGTCCTGCCTGATGGTTCCAGAATTAACATCGTATTTGGAAAGGATATCTCAAGAAAGGGTACCAACGCTACGATAAGAAAATTTGCAAGCACACCGCTTTCGATCACGCAGGTCCTCACATCAAAGGCCCTTGACTTCCGCGAGGCAGCTTACATGTGGATGATGCTCAATGAGGGAATGAGCGTGTTTATCAACGGAGAGACGGCGTCAGGTAAGACCACTACTCTTATGGCACTTACTGCCTTCATACCTTCAAACTGGAAGATAGTCACAATCGAGGATACGCCTGAACTTACACTACCTCATTCCAACTGGATTACTGAGCAAACAAGGGATACTGGAAACGAGCAGTCTAGTGTTACGATGTTTGATCTGCTAAAAGCAGCGTTAAGACAGCGTCCAAACTATATCTTTGTAGGAGAAATCAGAGGGGCAGAAGCAAACATTGCGTTTCAGGCTATGCAGACAGGCCACCCCGTCGTAAGCACTTTCCACGCAGCAAACATGACTGCCCTCATTCAAAGAATCACAAATCCGCCAATGCTCATTCCAAAGACTAACGTGGAAAACCTCAACATAGCGCTTTTCCAGGGTGCAGTGCAAGGGCCGGGAGGAAAGCGAGTAAGACGTGTTCTGTCAATTAACGAAATTCTCGGATACAATCCGGAGGGTGGTAACGTAATGTTCATTCCTGTGTTTAACTGGGATCCGGGAACTGATGAAGTAAAATTCCGGGGAAAAGGAAGCAGTGCGCTATTTGTACAAAAAGTGCTTGAGAAACGAGGCATGTCAAAAAAAGACGAAGGTCTATTGTACGAAGAGCTGGAATTACGAGCTAGAATACTTCAAAAAATGATGGAAAAAAGAATCTTTAATTTTTATGACGTATTTGACTCGATATCTCATTGCAGGGAAATAGGACTTGAGGCCTTTTACAAGGAACTGGATGCACTATGA
- a CDS encoding flagellar assembly protein FlaJ encodes MIQIPLFKKLSLANMQKSDEKFVYFVAFLYSISTGEIGGIDLIRTTRDTNYGKYTAAFRDVYQIGVGWSFGISRALEMIAEKVSSDKTDQLKQLLIKLAQVIRLGDALKTFFADELKSTVMTYSIVYERKLENQKLFLEMFYTLMSTAAFMIAANSIMSMLMGQSNSESILLMSFIGVAASMSAFVFMMYIMFPRDILGYQSADEDFKFRLKIYMAVGAGVGIGVVLLFTNILPTTLIVGIAAAPLFYPGLYARKMEQKLKEINNWYPEFVRHFGEIYATIGSVGSTLEAVLRSDFGPLQVHLERFKNRIKHRVEQKLCFELFSRDTGSQVIANGNEVVSFAMDKGANLNLAGNHVADITTKINELRAKRTQTAKTFETIIVVLHALTLAVFGLMNKLTSIFFDLVNTVDVSNDTLSLTPIDPQFMAMMMPLMVLMTSVISAMALKVAQGGLYKTVFYHIALLLVIGSVVMFVMDALLSDYLATHVLDFVKPTIGPV; translated from the coding sequence ATGATTCAGATTCCGCTTTTCAAAAAACTATCTCTTGCAAACATGCAAAAAAGCGATGAAAAATTTGTCTACTTTGTTGCATTTCTGTACAGTATATCTACAGGTGAAATAGGCGGAATAGATCTTATCAGAACCACACGTGATACTAACTATGGAAAATATACTGCCGCATTTCGCGACGTATATCAGATAGGAGTGGGTTGGAGCTTTGGTATATCTAGAGCCCTAGAGATGATCGCAGAAAAAGTATCATCTGATAAAACTGATCAACTAAAGCAGCTTTTGATAAAGCTGGCGCAAGTAATCCGACTTGGAGACGCATTAAAGACGTTCTTTGCTGATGAGCTAAAATCCACAGTTATGACTTACTCAATCGTATACGAAAGAAAGCTTGAGAATCAAAAATTATTCTTGGAAATGTTTTACACACTAATGTCTACTGCCGCATTCATGATAGCAGCAAACTCTATTATGAGCATGCTAATGGGCCAGTCAAACTCTGAATCAATACTGCTTATGTCGTTTATAGGAGTGGCAGCAAGCATGAGCGCGTTCGTATTCATGATGTATATCATGTTCCCACGTGATATATTGGGATACCAGTCCGCAGACGAGGATTTTAAATTCAGATTGAAAATATACATGGCAGTAGGAGCAGGCGTGGGAATAGGTGTTGTTTTGTTGTTCACAAACATCCTTCCAACAACACTCATAGTGGGAATCGCTGCAGCCCCATTATTCTATCCGGGTCTTTATGCAAGAAAAATGGAACAGAAACTAAAAGAGATAAACAACTGGTATCCAGAGTTCGTAAGGCATTTCGGCGAGATATATGCAACTATAGGTTCGGTGGGTAGCACTCTTGAGGCGGTGCTCCGAAGCGATTTTGGGCCACTACAGGTACATCTTGAGCGATTTAAGAACCGCATAAAGCACAGAGTAGAGCAAAAACTTTGCTTTGAGCTGTTCTCTCGTGACACTGGCAGCCAAGTTATTGCAAATGGAAACGAAGTAGTATCGTTTGCGATGGACAAGGGAGCCAACCTTAATCTTGCTGGAAACCATGTTGCCGATATCACCACAAAGATAAACGAGCTAAGAGCTAAAAGGACGCAAACTGCAAAAACTTTTGAGACCATCATAGTAGTGCTTCATGCACTTACGCTCGCAGTCTTTGGACTCATGAATAAACTAACATCAATATTCTTTGATCTTGTAAATACAGTAGATGTCTCAAACGACACTCTCAGCCTTACCCCTATTGATCCTCAATTTATGGCTATGATGATGCCGCTCATGGTTCTTATGACATCTGTAATAAGCGCAATGGCGCTGAAAGTCGCTCAGGGAGGCCTTTACAAGACTGTATTCTATCATATAGCATTGCTCTTGGTGATAGGATCCGTCGTAATGTTCGTAATGGATGCTCTGTTATCAGACTACCTAGCAACACACGTCCTTGACTTTGTAAAGCCAACCATAGGACCTGTGTGA
- a CDS encoding chemotaxis protein CheW: protein MLTQTSGDSVQVVSFNIINSSGKKEDYAMPIEQVREIRAVEKITKVPRSEPFVLGIMNLRGLIIPVIDVKKKLGLDSQKTSNSKQRILVADTNGSLTGLLVDEVDQVIRIPTQEIEQPPQGAFDSYHYVKGIAKVNEKLVILLDIESLLIGQKQAEQPKPKVQTAQNTSKEPAKEPTEDLDDPTIHSLDDIPPELAEVFKEDEQGIQPTQIIRE, encoded by the coding sequence ATGCTGACACAGACATCTGGAGATTCAGTTCAAGTCGTCTCATTTAACATAATCAATTCTAGCGGAAAGAAGGAAGACTATGCAATGCCAATAGAGCAGGTAAGGGAGATTCGTGCTGTAGAGAAAATAACCAAAGTACCTAGATCGGAACCATTCGTTCTGGGCATAATGAATCTCAGGGGGCTGATAATACCTGTTATTGATGTCAAAAAGAAGCTAGGTCTTGACTCGCAGAAGACTTCTAATTCTAAGCAAAGAATACTCGTGGCAGACACTAACGGCTCACTTACTGGCTTGCTTGTAGATGAGGTTGATCAGGTCATCAGAATACCGACGCAAGAAATAGAGCAGCCGCCGCAGGGAGCATTTGACTCATACCATTATGTAAAGGGAATTGCCAAAGTAAATGAAAAGCTGGTAATACTACTTGATATTGAAAGTCTGCTCATTGGCCAAAAACAAGCCGAACAGCCAAAACCAAAAGTCCAGACAGCGCAAAACACCTCTAAAGAGCCAGCCAAAGAGCCCACCGAAGACCTAGACGACCCTACCATACATTCGCTTGATGACATACCGCCAGAGCTTGCAGAGGTATTCAAGGAAGATGAACAGGGAATTCAGCCCACTCAGATAATCAGGGAGTAA